One Glycine max cultivar Williams 82 chromosome 1, Glycine_max_v4.0, whole genome shotgun sequence genomic window, ttcctcatcgcaattgaggatatgtaggagcaaaagccccgcttttgtcgaccaccccaagagatcgttaatggtccaaatgccttaacgtttctctcctttcaaaaacaagagatcgttaatggtccaacgctttaacgtttctctcctttcaaaatcaaaagaccgtttaatggtccaacaccttaaatgaccttttgttcaaataaaaaacatattttgcaaaaaagacaaaaaacaaacttaaaccaaacactttgttccgaaagaactacgtaggtctgattttctcatcccaaattgaggaatacgtaggagcaaagggaaacacccttgtcgaccacaaaaaagaaaaaatataaaaaaaggtataaaggatataaggacataaaagggaacgtaaaaaatcaaagtcatgtttgcacattcaattaaaggctgccgtcccttgggacggacgtgtggggtgctaataccttccccgtacgtaaatacaactcccgaacctttcacttaaaaagttcgtagatcgcgtcttttccggtttttccgacgttttcctcaaataaacgttggtggcgactccgcgcgtattcctttcgtggaacacgcatcccgcgagtcacgcgtcgccctcccgccgaagggttgGTTGCGACagcaaggaagctccttttacaatgaagaagaggaattaagagaaattgcttgcttacaaaAGAGTGAGGAtgcctcctccacctctaggaatctcacaatcactcaaaaactcacaaatcttcctaaaagatcaaaacttgGCTTCTTTGCTCTGTTCTTTGCCTCTGTGTATTTCACTCTTCAAGCCCTTACGGTTGTTCAgctctcttctcttttcttctattCCAGGCTTAAAAAGGCTCACTAACCTCACCATTCTCGTGAGTAAGTGAATTTTTGCTCAGCGCCAAAGTTGCGCTAAGCCTGGAAGGTGACAAACGACTAGTTGAGTGAGCTGATGACGCACTAAGCGCGTGCCTGCATGACAGATTCCCTTCCAGATTCCTCCTATCCGCTAAGCACGttgatgcctcgcttagcggatgacacTTGCTAAGCGCATTGAGCTCACTTTGTGAGACATCAACTTTagcacttcttcaaaataactcctttttgcctgaaattgaagagaaattgaCATTAATTCCATACACAAGGCTTCTATTGAGCACagataaaaacaacaaatttatttacaatcctacaaaaagaaccataaattggggaaaatatattcattttgtgaaggttttctatacaaaagttagtcgtataagacgactaacaatgTTCTATCAAATACCTCAGCTAAAGAGCCATGTATCCCTTGCATGATAACTTCATTTACAAACTTTCATGTCTGAACAAAAATAaggtttaataattttaaaaaatgttattggaAACATTTTACATTTATACTAAGtaatagtttattttcttttgtttagacttgcttgtgtttgtgtgtttttaGGGCGTAATTCTGGTTGGCTCTTGAAAGACAACCTTCTGATACAGCTTGTTATAAAGGTCTATTACTTGTCTCTTGGTTTCTAATAGTAATTTGTTTCCTTTAGGTGACATCACCATATGGAAACAATCTTCATCACAAGGAGAACACAAGACATGGTAATATCGCATTTACAACTCAAGAGGCTAGGAACTACCTTGCATGATTCTAGGTGGATAGCCATAGTCAACAAGTTGGTGAGATTAATGTAAACCTTGATTGGAAAATTGAAATTGCAGCCAAGGATTGGGATTCTATTGCTAGAAAAGAGAAGATTGAGGTAAACTTCCAAGAGATTCACATAATTTTGAATCTCCCTATActataggtagatttgtagtttgCTTGGAGTAGTTTTGCACTGTGAACTGAAAGCAGTTAGTAATTGCGtgtgaattgaaaaaaattggaTCCTCTCATGTTCCTTATTTGATGTTCCCCTCAAGTTATGAGTGGAAAAGGCACTATAGAATGTTTAATGGACCCTACACAAATAATGGTGTATTACTATAGTTTCTTTTGTATCTTTCTCTCTCATAACATAACATGAGAGGATCCAAATCTG contains:
- the LOC100781905 gene encoding LOW QUALITY PROTEIN: transmembrane emp24 domain-containing protein p24delta3-like (The sequence of the model RefSeq protein was modified relative to this genomic sequence to represent the inferred CDS: substituted 2 bases at 2 genomic stop codons), coding for MFYQIPQLKSHVTSPYGNNLHHKENTRHGNIAFTTQEARNYLAXFXVDSHSQQVGEINVNLDWKIEIAAKDWDSIARKEKIEGFKLELRKLEGAVNSIHQNLLYLKGREAEMRTVSEKTNGRVAWFSIMSLVMCIAVSGLQLWYLKRYFQKKNLYRL